Genomic window (Elusimicrobiota bacterium):
TTGCGGTTCAGCCATTTCTCAAGGGTAGAGACGGACTGCTGGGCGTAGAGCTGCGGCAGCTCCCGGCGGGAGAGGCGACGCGCGGCTTGCTCCACGGCGCGGATGCCGATGGGATAGACCGGAGAGTAGTAGCGCGCCTGCCGGACGTGGTAGCGCAGGCGGCCGCGGATGACGGCCTCGGAGTAGCCCAGCTCCCGGCGCAGGATGTCCAGGGCCAGGGCCTCGGGCGGACGCCGCGCGATGTTGACCCGGTGCCAGCAGTTGTAGAAGACGCGGTGCAGGAACTTCTCGACCTGGGCCGAGAGCTGGGAGGAGTCGTCGAGGACCGGGCCGTAGAGGCGGTCCGAGTTGACCGCGAGCCCCTCGTTGACCGCGTTCTCCGGGGAGTAATAGGTGTCGACCAGGTCCAAGGCGTCGGTGCGGCCCCGGTCCACGCGCCGCTGCTTGAGCAGGTAGTAGAGGTGGTGGCCGGGCACGGCCTCGTGCGAGACGAAATTATGCAGGAAGTTCTCCGTGAACTCGGTCTCCAGGGCGATGCCCAAGGTCCCGCGGCCGCCGCCCTCGTAGCGGTAGAAGCAGGGCGGGTCGCCCCGGCCCGGCACCGCGACGCGCAGCTCGCCCTCACAGACCAGCCTGCGCAGGCGTCCTCCCAGCTTGGCCGCGGTCCGGTCCACGAAGCCCAGGACGTAGTCCGAGAGCCGGCGGCGGCTGGAGAAGCGCACCTTGCGCTTGGAGCGGCTGAACTCCGCCGCAGAAGAGAAGCCCTGCCCGCGCAGCAGCGCCCGGAAGCGAGCCAGCTCCCGCTCCAGGTCGAACGGCGCGATGAGCTCGGCCGCCAGGAGGCGGCGCACGGTCTCCGGGAACGGCCGCCTCTTCTTGAAGACGAAGACCTCGGCCTGGGCGATCACGCAGGCCAGGAGATCCCGCGCGTAAGTGCGGCGGAAGCGCGGCGCCTCGTCGCTCAGGCCCGAGGAGTCCAGGAGGGCCTGCAGCTCGCGCAGGCGCGCCAGGGCCCGGGCCGGCGGGATGCGGGCGGCGCGTCGGCGCAGGCGCTCGGGCGCCAGGCAGACATGGAGGAACTCGAAGTCCTTGAAAGCCCGGTCCAGGGCCAAGATGTTGACCAGGACCTCTTCGGCGAAGGTCATGGCCGGCCGGCTGCTGTGCGCGCCTCCACGATGGCCTTGTAGCAGTAGGGGTTGCGGCCGATGGTGCCCGAAGTGGAGAAGGCCATGCCCAGGCAGCCGGCCTTGCACACCGCGGCTTGGCCGCAGGCCTTGCAGGCGCCCTCCAGCTTGGCGGGGTCGTGGCGCCGGGTGTAGGCGAAGGCCGCGTCGTCGGCCCAGATCTCGGAGAGGGGGCGCTGGCGCACGTTGCCCGCGCTGAAGGCCTTGTCCTGCAGGGACAGGCAGCCCAGCACCGTGCCGTCGGCCTGGATGCCCACCACGTACAAGCCGGCGTTGCAGCCCTGCCACTCGTAGTCGCCCAGCAGCGCGTCGGTCACCGGATGGCAGTAGCCCAAGGAGTCGGCGGGCAGGATGCGCAGGCGCCCGGCGGTCGCCTTCTGCCAGCGCAGGATGTCGTCGCAGAGCGTGGTGAACTGCTCGGGCTCGAGGATGAGCTTGCCGCGCAGCTTGCCGGCGCGGCCGAAGGAGTTGACGATCTGCACCTGCCAGGCCTTGATCCCGTGGTCCAGCACGATGCCCAGCATCTTCTCCCGCACGGGAAAGTTGATCTTGTTGATGGAGCTGGCGGGATAGACCGGGATGCCGTAGTCCTTGCCCATGCGGAAGAGCTTGACCACCTTGGCGAAGGAGCCGGGCTTGCGGCGGATGAGGTCGTGGACGGCCTGGTCGCCGTCCAGGCTGACCCCGATGTGCTCCACGCCCGCCGCCTTCATGAACTCCATGTCGGACTCGGTGATGTTGTAGCCGTTGCTGATGAAGTTGACGCCCAAGCCGCGCTTGCGGATGTAGGCGACCAGCTCGCGCCAGCGGGGATAAAGGAAGGGCTCGCCTCCGGAGAGGGTGCAGTGGGGGACCTTGAGCTTCTTAAGCTC
Coding sequences:
- a CDS encoding radical SAM protein translates to MKTKYRPQAAALEVTLRCDMSCIHCGSNASRRDRPDSLSFEEWCGVVDELKKLKVPHCTLSGGEPFLYPRWRELVAYIRKRGLGVNFISNGYNITESDMEFMKAAGVEHIGVSLDGDQAVHDLIRRKPGSFAKVVKLFRMGKDYGIPVYPASSINKINFPVREKMLGIVLDHGIKAWQVQIVNSFGRAGKLRGKLILEPEQFTTLCDDILRWQKATAGRLRILPADSLGYCHPVTDALLGDYEWQGCNAGLYVVGIQADGTVLGCLSLQDKAFSAGNVRQRPLSEIWADDAAFAYTRRHDPAKLEGACKACGQAAVCKAGCLGMAFSTSGTIGRNPYCYKAIVEARTAAGRP